In Edaphobacter paludis, a single window of DNA contains:
- a CDS encoding holo-ACP synthase, translating to MVVGVGTDLIEIERLQQSLDRFGTRFMQKVFTAGEIAYCQRKKHAAESFAGRFAAKEAAAKALGTGISRGISWQEIEVIREPGERPTLHLSGRAAERAKSMGIKHLHLSLTHSREIAMAVVIAEN from the coding sequence ATGGTTGTTGGAGTAGGAACGGATTTAATCGAGATCGAACGTCTGCAGCAAAGCCTGGACCGCTTCGGCACGCGATTTATGCAGAAGGTATTTACCGCAGGCGAGATTGCCTACTGCCAGCGCAAGAAACACGCCGCTGAGAGTTTCGCTGGCCGCTTTGCGGCAAAAGAGGCGGCAGCGAAAGCGCTTGGAACCGGAATCAGCCGAGGAATCAGTTGGCAGGAGATCGAGGTGATACGCGAGCCGGGCGAAAGGCCCACTCTACACCTCAGTGGAAGAGCGGCGGAGCGAGCAAAGTCAATGGGAATAAAGCATTTGCATCTGAGCCTGACGCACAGCCGGGAGATCGCCATGGCCGTTGTTATTGCAGAGAATTGA